The following nucleotide sequence is from Zingiber officinale cultivar Zhangliang chromosome 10A, Zo_v1.1, whole genome shotgun sequence.
TCGCCATTAGCATTTAGCACTCTTAAGAAGAGGGTTTGCAAGCATTGAAAGGGAAACAAAACAAAACCAGCAACCAAAACTAGAATGAAAAATGAGACCAATTCACAAGTCAAGGGCAACGAAAATGATCAGAGGAGTAAAATTCTTGAGTCATCTAAGAAGGTAGTTCCCATCAATATCAATTCCAAAACAAAAAGCAAGAAACACCCACTAAAAAGATCGAGGGATTACACTTAAGTACATGCGGGCTGTATTAGACAGTTTAAACCTCCTATGACTGCTCAAAATAGTGGTACTAGGAGTCAAATGAGTTTAGTGACCAAGGGTATCATGAACGCTAAACATGaaaatgaataataataataaataaataaataaataaaatcaactcaaATTCTGGTCGTTCAGGCTCAATTCATCGAGCTATAGTCAATATGGGCCCGGCCCAAATACGCGTGTTCGCTCTTCTAACGGTCTTGCTCTTCAATAAAAGCGTGAGAACGTGGCATCCCTTCCTTCCGACTCTGATACCGTCACTAAGCTCAGATTCATTCTCTTCCCGCCAATCGATCGAGCAATCGCCGCCTCCACTTCGACCTCCACCTCCGCTGCTCCAGGTACgaaccccctccctctctttgaTATCGCCAGTCCTTCATCTTGCTTTTGGATTGACGCGGCCGAATCTCGGGCATTGTTTTTTGGTTCCATTTCGCATACTTTTGGCTTCTATTTGTAGATTGGTTCTGTAGATAGCTTGCTCTTTGTTCTCCCTTTCTTTTTGATTTGATTACCAGATGCAGTGGATTAGGTGGGATCTTGCTAGCTGTTTAGTTGGGCATCTTGGGTTTTGTTAATTTGAGCTAGGTTTTTTTTAGTCCAGAGGTCATCGTCGTTTGATTTTAGGGAAATGAGTAGAACTTCTGATTTCTTGTTCCTTTTTGCATGAGCTTCGGTTTGTAGATTGGTTCTTGTAGATAGTGTGCTCTTTGTTGATATTGTCTCCCGTTCTTTTCGATTTGATTATTACCAAATGCAGTCGATCTGATCTTGCTCTTTGGATGGATATCTTAGGTTTTGATTAATTTGGGTAAGGTTCTTTTAATCCAGAGGTCATCTTCGTTTGATTTTAGGGAAATAGGTAGAATCTGATTTCTTGTTCCCTTTTGATTGAGCTTTGGTTTGTAGATTGGTTCTCGTAGATAGCGTGCTCTTTGTGATCTTGCTGTTTGGTTTTGATTAATttgagttaagttttttttttagttcAGAGGCCATCTTCGTTTGATTTGAGGGAAAGATTTCTTGTTCCGTTTGCTTGATCTTCAGTTTGTTGATTGGTTCCTGAAGATAGTGTGCTCTTTGTCGTTTCGATTTGATTACCAAATGCAGTCAATCTAATCTTGCTGTTTGGATGGATATCTTAGGTTTTGATTAATTTGAGTAAGGTTCTTTTAATCCAGAGGACATCTTCGTTTGATTTGTTTGTACAGACTTTTAAATGGAAGGTCATCGTACCGATGATACTGGGAGTGTTGCTAATACAAGCGAAATTTATATCGACGATGTTGTAATATGTACGAAGTATGGGGGTCGACCTCCATACTTCGTACATATTACAACATCGTCGATATAGACTTCGCTTGTATTAGCAACACTCCCAATATCGTTAAAGCTATTGATGACAACGAGATACAAGTCGAAATAACTTGGATTGATGGTTCTGAGACCACAGAAATTACTAGTGATGTTACCGTAGTGGACAGAAGATTCAAGCACGGTAAGGTTGTTGCTTCTGCTGTATCAACACAACAATTAGGCCTTGTTATGAATGCCAATATTTCGGTTGATTTACTTTCTATGGATGGGAAAGTGATAAGAAATGTCTGTTCTAAAGATCTCAAACCCATAAAAGAAGTCAATGTCCATGATTTTGTACTTCTGGGTTCTGCATTTGGCAAGGTAAAGAAAACCGTAGATATTGTTACCATTCTATCTGACGATGGATCCATATGTGAAGCAATTGACGTTAATCCTTTGGAACTGAGACCTCTTTTGAAGTACACTAGAAATTGCCCGTACTATCCGGGTCAAAGGGTAAGATCTGTTTTAAACACTGTTTTCAAAAGTACTAGATGGATTTCTGGCTCGCGCAAAGCTAATCGTCTTGAAGGCACTATCATCAAAGTTCACCCAGCTTCTGTGAATATCGATTGGATATATCCTTTGGATCTGAATGATACTGAGCTGCCACCTGTTGCTTGGCACAATCCGAAGGACTTAACTATGTTGTCTTTCTTTACCTACACACAATGGAAATTAATTGCTTTTTGTCAACTTCCATCTTGTCAGCAGCCACCATCTGTTGTTTCTAAAGGTACTTCAACTTCCAAAGAGACAAATGACACCAAGTCCACTGAGGGTTCTCAGGAAAGCTGGCCTGACTACGATAAAATGCTACAGAACATCTTATCTAAGAGAGAGATGAAAGCTTTGAAGAAATCTTTGGAAAAAGAAGAaagttttgaaaagtgttttttCATATTAAACACATACACAACGGTTGATGTGATATGGCAGAATGGGACGAAAGAATATGAGGTGCAATCGACATCATTAATTCTGAGTTCTCAAAATGACGATCAATTCTTCCTTGGAAATTTTGTGACAAAAAAGACATTAAGCGAAGAAGGTGATTCTATTGAATGCAACCGTGTTGGTGTAGTTGTAAGTGTGAATTTTGAGGATAGAATTGTATGTGTAAGATGGAGTGACAAATTAAAACAATTGGATCGTGAGGAACTTGTTAGTGCATATGATCTTGATATAGAATATAAGTACTGCTATGGCGATTTTGCTGTGCGCGTCTCTAGTACTCCAATAGATGATGTAACAATTTTATCTAACTTTGGTAACATAGTTGATTTTCGAGGTGGTGATGTTGTAGTTGCATGGGCAGATGGGGTGATATCAAAGGTATGAttgatataaataataaattccaAATCTATaaatatcttaattattttttttttcaggttgaACCTCAAGAAATTGTAGTCATTATTTTAAATGATGATGAAACTGGGGCGGATACATCTGACAGTAATGGACAGGTTATTCAATAAATATACCCTTGACTTGtaaatattgttttttttttaatatttatgtcTTGCATTCTAGGAAACTAATTCAGTGAACAATGGCGAGGACACTACAACATCACTAGAAGTTAGCGCTGGTGAATCACAAGAAGACAACATTAGTGAATATAAATTCGAACATTATGATATTACTGAAAATGCAACATCACGAGAAGTTACTGGTGATACACAAGAAGACAACATTAGAGAATATGAAttcaaacactttgatattattgaaAATGCAACGGGTCATCATTATTATGGCGGCGATAAGACGGTAGTTGAAATCTgctatatttattttattcttagATGTGAAATTTGTATTTACATTTAATTTGcattttattattgtattaattATATCAATCAAAATACAGGATAATAGTGGAAGGGAATGGGCTAGTAGAGTTCAACGAGAATGGAAGATTCTTCAGAAAAATCTACCTGGTAAGTCAATTATGGCCAAACCAACTgcattaatttttctttcatataaaCTCTACTTGTGCTTTGTTTACAGATGATATTTACGTTCGAGCATTTGAGGAACGAATGGATTTAATAAGGGCTGCAATAATAGGAGCAGATGGGACGCCATATCAAAATGGCATATTTTTCTTTGACTTATATCTTCCTCCAGACTACCCTAAAGTCCCACCGGTAATTGAATAAATCCAAAATTACTAGTGTTTAGTTAATTTCCAAATTGTATTGTTTTCTACACTCTAACTTAGAATATTATTCCAATTAATTTTGTAGTCGGTCTATTATTACTCTTTTGGCTTATGGATAAACCCAAACCTCCTCGAGGATGGGAAAATTTGTTTAAGCCTATTAAATACATGGACTGGTGAGGGAAACGAAGCATggccatctcacttggttaccaggattcataaactctaatacttaagcctggaggtttagagttcgaatcctgggagaggcaaaaatccactgaccaggggtggaaagtcctagtgagtaacgacacggccaagggtcgtcagtcgacgacattagaggtcgccaaatggaccgacaacataagggccgacggtggacgacatgagaggtcgccaaatgggccgccaaatgggccaagagggtcgggtcgttacaataaaagacgccttttattgtaacgacccggccctcttggcccatttggcggcccatttggcgaccctcgggtcgatcgtgccgttactcactaggactttccacccctggtcagtggatttttgcctcccccaggattcgaactctaaacctccaggcttaagtattagagtttatgaatcctggtaaccaagtgagatggtcATGCTTCGTTTCCCTCACCCGTCCATGTATTTAATAGGCTTAAACAAATTTTCCCATCCTCGAGGAGGTTTGGGTTTATCCATAAGCCAAAAGAGTAATAATAGACCAACTACAAAATTAATTGGAATAATATTCTAAGTTAGAGTGTAGAAAACAATACAATTTGGAAATTAACTAAACACTAGTAATTTTGGATTTATTCAATTACCGGTGGGACTTTAGGGTAGTCTGGAGGAAGATATAAGTCAAAGAAAAATATGCCATTTTGATATGGCATCCCATCTGCTCCTATTATTGCAGCCCTTATTAAATCCATTCGTTCCTCAAATGCTCGAACGTAAATATCATCTGTAAACAAAGTACAAGTAGAGtttatatgaaagaaaaattaatgcAGTTGGTTTGGCCATAATTGACTTACCAGATAGATTTTTCTGAAGAATCTTCCATTCTCGTTGAACTCTACTAGCCCATTCCCTTCCACTATTATCCTGTATTTTGATTGATATaattaatacaataataaaatgCAAATTAAATGTAAATACAAATTTCACATctaagaataaaataaatatagcAGATTTCAACTACCGTCTTATCGCCGCCATAATAATGATGACCCGTTGCATTttcaataatatcaaagtgtttgaaTTCATATTCTCTAATGTTGTCTTCTTGTGTATCACCAGTAACTTCTCGTGATGTTGCATTTTCAGTAATATCATAATGTTCGAATTTATATTCACTAATGTTGTCTTCTTGTGATTCACCAGCACTAACTTCTGGTGATGTTGTAGTGTCCTCGCCATTGTTCACTGAATTAGTTTCCTAGAATGCAAgacataaatattaaaaaaaaaacaatatttaCAAGTCAAGGGTATATTTATTGAATAACCTGTCCATTACTGTCAGATGTATCCGCCCCAGTTTCATCATCATTTAAAATAATGACTACAATTTCTTGAGGTtcaacctgaaaaaaaaaataattaagatatttATAGATTtggaatttattatttatatcaaTCATACCTTTGATATCACCCCATTTGCCCATGCAACTACAACATCACCATCTCGAAAATCAACTATGTTACCAAAGTTAGATAAAATTGTTACATCATCTATTGGAGTACTAGAGACGCGCACAGCAAAATCGCCATAGCAGTACTTATATTCTATATCAAGATCATATGCACTAACAAGTTCCTCACGATCCAATTGTTTTAATTTGTCACTCCATCTTACACATACAATTCTATCCTCAAAATTCACACTTACAACTACACCAACACGGTTGCATTCAATAGAATCACCTTCTTCGCTTAATGTCTTTTTTGTCACAAAATTTCCAAGGAAGAATTGATCGTCATTTTGAGAACTCAGAATTAATGATGTCGATTGCACCTCATATTCTTTCGTCCCATTCTGCCATAT
It contains:
- the LOC122026802 gene encoding probable ubiquitin-conjugating enzyme E2 23; this encodes MYEVWGSTSILRTYYNIVDIDFACISNTPNIVKAIDDNEIQVEITWIDGSETTEITSDVTVVDRRFKHGKVVASAVSTQQLGLVMNANISVDLLSMDGKVIRNVCSKDLKPIKEVNVHDFVLLGSAFGKVKKTVDIVTILSDDGSICEAIDVNPLELRPLLKYTRNCPYYPGQRVRSVLNTVFKSTRWISGSRKANRLEGTIIKVHPASVNIDWIYPLDLNDTELPPVAWHNPKDLTMLSFFTYTQWKLIAFCQLPSCQQPPSVVSKGTSTSKETNDTKSTEGSQESWPDYDKMLQNILSKREMKALKKSLEKEESFEKCFFILNTYTTVDVIWQNGTKEYEVQSTSLILSSQNDDQFFLGNFVTKKTLSEEGDSIECNRVGVVVSVNFEDRIVCVRWSDKLKQLDREELVSAYDLDIEYKYCYGDFAVRVSSTPIDDVTILSNFGNIVDFRGGDVVVAWADGVISKVEPQEIVVIILNDDETGADTSDSNGQETNSVNNGEDTTTSLEVSAGESQEDNISEYKFEHYDITENATSREVTGDTQEDNIREYEFKHFDIIENATGHHYYGGDKTDNSGREWASRVQREWKILQKNLPDDIYVRAFEERMDLIRAAIIGADGTPYQNGIFFFDLYLPPDYPKVPPVIE